NNNNNNNNNNNNNNNNNNNNNNNNNNNNNNNNNNNNNNNNNNNNNNNNNNNNNNNNNNNNNNNNNNNNNNNNNNNNNNNNNNNNNNNNNNNNNNNNNNNNNNNNNNNNNNNNNNNNNNNNNNNNNNNNNNNNNNNNNNNNNNNNNNNNNNNNNNNNNNNNNNNNNNNNNNNNNNNNNNNNNNNNNNNNNNNNNNNNNNNNNNNNNNNNNNNNNNNNNNNNNNNNNNNNNNNCAGTAACTGGGGTGATCAAGACCTGTTTGTGGGTAATATTCATCATGACTATACACAAACCCTAGTTTATTTAATAGTGCTTTTGAACTCTTATTCAAGGGATTATGCCCAGCAAATAAATAGCTCATTTGGTATTTTTCCCCGGCATAGGCAATTACTGCCATCGCCGCTTCTCTGGCTAAGCCTTGTCGCCAAAACTGATAACAAATATGAAAGCCAAGTTCACAAGTCTTTTGCATTTTATCATAAGGACGCAAGCCACAAACACCAACAAACTCCCCTTGCTCCAACGAGAATAGCGGCCAATATTGCATATTGACTGCTTGCTGAGCCATTATCTCTGTTTGCAGCTTTTCTTTTACCATACTTTCTGTCAATGGGCTACGAGCATCAATAAACTCAGTCACTCGGTGATCTCCCCAAAGCGCTAAAGCCTCAGAAAAAAGGT
This genomic stretch from Piscirickettsia litoralis harbors:
- a CDS encoding GNAT family N-acetyltransferase, coding for MINRNYFLYSKRLGFGLWSHNLFSEALALWGDHRVTEFIDARSPLTESMVKEKLQTEIMAQQAVNMQYWPLFSLEQGEFVGVCGLRPYDKMQKTCELGFHICYQFWRQGLAREAAMAVIAYAGEKYQMSYLFAGHNPLNKSSKALLNKLGFVYSHDEYYPQTGLDHPSY